The following are encoded in a window of Halorarum salinum genomic DNA:
- a CDS encoding glycosyl hydrolase family 28-related protein translates to MTTSIDGDSVRTDPTHIDDTDSPYTTQDENLLYVDTSSGSVTVTLATADARNGHSVRIVDVGGNAGTNAITVETESSEVINPDGEGSKTIDADWGQLEVQSDGDDWFAQTGGGGGDVANPMEEDLDAGGNDITNAGAMDADEANSKESPRVNVKWFGAVGDGSTDDTSAIDSAVAHAKSIGATVYFPTGDYPFTNQIVVDWIGGGVVGDAFDSSTLTYDGDADRGIVPASTNLTFRNFTLSVGSGAHLHGIANDSATYSDSGLSQTVFDSVRVTGFNNSGGACYRFEETDQVDLFGCDAYSGHDGFWFDSNGGDNCLFGCSSRQHNNHAADISTSGSTTIIGGNYANSDSGIVLGTGQRDFATFIYGTYLEGNTVADIEVANATAAEIAPGFSASGVGVLLRDAVDFKVNPRGRFTNATAALQVGDASNSAIRGKINSGIRQDGGGTDVDIVDANAVTWETWEYTWELGTDVQYFNRWLSSTPSPDASNALYVDDGTNTGDSNPHWRVTTDGGTSWSDM, encoded by the coding sequence TCTACGTCGACACCTCCAGCGGGAGCGTCACCGTCACGCTCGCGACGGCGGACGCCCGCAATGGCCACTCGGTACGAATCGTCGACGTGGGTGGCAACGCGGGAACGAACGCTATCACGGTCGAGACGGAGAGCAGCGAGGTCATCAACCCCGATGGAGAGGGCTCGAAGACGATCGACGCGGACTGGGGCCAGCTCGAGGTCCAGTCTGACGGTGACGACTGGTTCGCCCAGACAGGAGGTGGCGGGGGCGACGTCGCCAACCCGATGGAGGAGGACCTCGACGCCGGCGGAAACGATATTACGAACGCCGGCGCGATGGACGCAGACGAGGCAAATAGCAAAGAATCGCCGCGGGTCAACGTCAAGTGGTTTGGGGCAGTTGGAGACGGGTCGACCGACGACACCTCAGCGATTGATTCGGCAGTGGCTCACGCGAAGAGCATTGGTGCAACAGTCTACTTTCCCACTGGAGACTACCCGTTCACGAACCAGATTGTCGTTGACTGGATTGGTGGTGGGGTTGTGGGCGATGCATTTGATTCATCCACACTCACATATGACGGAGATGCCGATCGTGGCATAGTCCCGGCAAGCACCAACCTGACGTTTAGGAATTTCACGCTTTCCGTGGGGTCAGGAGCCCATTTGCATGGTATCGCTAACGATTCAGCGACGTATAGCGATAGTGGCCTGAGTCAAACGGTATTCGATAGTGTGCGAGTCACTGGATTCAATAATTCAGGTGGCGCGTGTTACCGATTCGAAGAAACGGATCAGGTTGACCTGTTCGGCTGCGATGCCTATTCGGGACATGACGGATTCTGGTTCGACAGTAACGGCGGGGATAACTGCCTGTTCGGGTGTTCGAGCCGACAGCACAACAACCACGCTGCGGACATTTCAACGAGTGGGTCAACGACCATTATTGGCGGGAATTATGCGAATAGCGACTCCGGTATTGTCCTCGGGACGGGACAGCGTGACTTTGCCACGTTCATTTATGGGACGTATCTCGAAGGGAACACAGTCGCCGATATCGAGGTCGCGAATGCCACCGCTGCGGAAATCGCGCCGGGATTCTCCGCGAGCGGCGTGGGCGTGCTGCTGCGCGACGCTGTGGACTTCAAGGTCAACCCGCGCGGGAGGTTCACCAACGCGACGGCTGCCCTGCAGGTTGGCGATGCGTCAAACTCGGCGATCAGAGGGAAAATCAATAGCGGGATTCGGCAAGACGGCGGCGGGACAGACGTTGATATCGTCGACGCAAACGCCGTCACGTGGGAGACGTGGGAATACACATGGGAGCTGGGGACGGACGTTCAGTATTTCAACCGATGGCTGTCTTCGACGCCATCCCCTGACGCGTCGAACGCGCTGTACGTCGACGACGGGACGAACACGGGAGACTCGAACCCCCACTGGCGGGTCACGACGGACGGAGGAACAAGCTGGAGCGATATGTGA